A window of Halomonas sp. GFAJ-1 contains these coding sequences:
- a CDS encoding LOG family protein → MTHQPVPRATISSIISPEGSLEVLSQHEVNRLKSTSKSGLHDLLRRCALAVLNCGSPTDDSLAILEAYKDFDIEVLQQDRGIRLKLTNAPAEAFVDGRMIRGIREHLSSVIRDIVYVYNEIQHHNRFDLNTGEGTTNAVFHILRKAGTLKPGRDPSLVVCWGGHSISREEYEYSKDVGYHLGLRDLDICTGCGPGAMKGPMKGANVAHAKQRRKDGRYLGISEPGIIAAEAPNPIVNELVVMPDIEKRLEAFVRLGHGIIVFPGGVGTAEEILYLLGILLHPTNADTPFPLIFTGPANSAAYFQKIDEFLVYTLGEDIRRYYTIIIGDPTAVARKMRDGIDEIADFRRKHQDAFYYNWRLTIAREFQAPFTPTHEAMRALALHRQQPTHELAANLRRAFSGIVAGNVKEDGIRAIEAHGPFELTAEPELMQRLDELLTSFVAQGRMKLDGQPYTPCYVLK, encoded by the coding sequence ATGACGCACCAGCCAGTGCCCCGCGCCACGATCTCCAGCATCATATCTCCTGAAGGGAGTCTTGAAGTTCTCTCTCAGCATGAAGTCAATCGTCTTAAAAGCACCTCTAAAAGCGGTTTGCACGATTTGCTCCGGCGCTGCGCTCTGGCGGTGCTTAACTGCGGCAGTCCCACCGACGATAGCTTAGCCATTTTAGAAGCTTACAAAGACTTCGATATTGAGGTGCTACAGCAAGACCGAGGCATTCGGCTGAAATTAACTAACGCGCCCGCTGAAGCTTTTGTAGATGGCCGTATGATCCGCGGTATTCGCGAACACTTATCGTCCGTTATTCGCGATATCGTCTACGTCTATAATGAAATCCAGCACCACAATCGCTTTGACCTTAATACTGGCGAAGGCACCACCAACGCGGTGTTTCACATTTTGCGCAAGGCTGGCACGTTAAAGCCCGGCCGCGACCCTAGCCTTGTGGTGTGCTGGGGCGGCCACTCCATTTCCAGGGAAGAGTACGAATACTCTAAAGATGTGGGCTACCACTTAGGGCTTCGCGATTTAGATATCTGCACCGGCTGCGGCCCTGGCGCCATGAAGGGCCCTATGAAAGGTGCTAACGTCGCTCACGCTAAGCAGCGTCGGAAAGATGGCCGTTATTTGGGCATTTCAGAACCGGGTATTATCGCCGCGGAAGCACCCAATCCCATCGTTAATGAACTCGTTGTGATGCCGGATATCGAGAAGCGGCTGGAAGCCTTCGTACGCCTTGGTCATGGCATTATTGTTTTTCCCGGCGGCGTAGGCACCGCAGAAGAGATTCTGTATTTGCTGGGCATTTTGCTTCACCCCACCAACGCGGACACCCCCTTCCCGCTTATTTTCACCGGTCCCGCCAATTCGGCGGCCTACTTTCAGAAAATCGACGAGTTTTTGGTTTACACCCTGGGTGAAGATATCCGCCGCTACTATACCATTATTATCGGCGACCCCACGGCGGTGGCACGTAAAATGCGTGACGGAATTGATGAAATTGCCGATTTCCGCCGTAAGCATCAAGATGCGTTTTACTACAACTGGCGCTTGACGATCGCCAGGGAGTTTCAGGCACCTTTTACCCCCACCCATGAAGCGATGCGCGCGCTAGCTCTGCACCGCCAGCAGCCAACTCATGAGCTAGCTGCCAATTTGCGGCGGGCGTTCTCGGGCATTGTGGCAGGCAATGTTAAAGAAGACGGCATTCGTGCTATTGAGGCCCACGGCCCCTTTGAGCTAACCGCCGAACCGGAACTAATGCAGCGATTAGACGAGCTACTCACCTCGTTTGTAGCCCAAGGCCGGATGAAGCTAGATGGCCAGCCCTACACGCCCTGCTATGTACTTAAATAG
- a CDS encoding LysR family transcriptional regulator — protein MFNAVYFRTFITLVETGSFTRTARRLEMTQPGVSQHIRKLEIYLNKTLLERKGRSFTLTETGRRVYDYALKLFAEHEQFRHGLDDDSLDSGDCRIASPGSVGLMFYPYILGQQQMHPNLTVNYSFAFNHEIVNDLLEGRYDIGIVTEQVNHPDLTCTLWHKEPLCLVVPADFAGSTLSDLMGIGFLNYYDGINHANALLKANYPDEFRSMTHFRHQGFTNEVSMVLDAVARGLGFTVVSRLVLETSPWQRQVKALALPHAISEVLYLLHRQDSVLPKRYEKLLNGFHDQRMQEKTPLAPD, from the coding sequence ATGTTTAATGCCGTGTATTTTCGGACATTTATTACGTTGGTGGAAACCGGAAGTTTCACACGGACGGCGCGCCGTTTGGAAATGACTCAGCCAGGGGTTAGCCAGCATATTCGCAAGCTGGAAATTTACCTTAATAAAACACTGCTGGAACGAAAGGGCAGGAGTTTTACGCTCACTGAGACGGGCCGACGCGTCTACGACTATGCGCTAAAGCTGTTTGCTGAACATGAGCAGTTCCGCCACGGTCTAGATGACGACTCCTTAGATAGCGGTGATTGCCGTATTGCATCGCCTGGGAGTGTGGGGCTGATGTTTTACCCTTACATTCTCGGTCAGCAGCAGATGCATCCTAACTTGACCGTTAACTATAGCTTTGCGTTTAACCACGAAATTGTTAATGACCTGCTAGAAGGGCGCTACGATATTGGTATCGTTACTGAGCAGGTCAACCACCCGGATCTCACCTGCACCCTTTGGCATAAAGAGCCGCTTTGCTTAGTTGTGCCGGCTGATTTTGCGGGCAGCACCCTTTCTGATTTGATGGGGATAGGCTTTCTCAATTACTACGACGGCATTAACCACGCCAATGCGTTGCTGAAGGCTAATTACCCTGACGAGTTTCGCTCCATGACGCACTTCCGCCACCAGGGGTTTACCAATGAAGTCAGCATGGTGCTGGATGCTGTGGCGCGGGGGTTGGGCTTTACCGTTGTTTCCCGCTTAGTGCTAGAAACGTCCCCTTGGCAGCGTCAGGTGAAGGCATTAGCGTTGCCACATGCCATCAGCGAAGTGCTTTACCTGCTGCATCGCCAAGACTCGGTGCTACCCAAGCGGTATGAAAAATTGCTGAACGGTTTTCACGACCAGCGTATGCAAGAAAAAACGCCTCTGGCGCCGGATTAG
- a CDS encoding glycine dehydrogenase (aminomethyl-transferring): MSFESRRLAELADHDAFIKRHNGPSPDDVASMLEALNMQRMEDLIEQTVPSDIRLGRELALDDPRSEAEALDYLSQLARQNRVAKSYIGQGYYGTHMPAVIQRNVLENPGWYTAYTPYQPEISQGRLEGLLNFQQVIMDLTGMELANASLLDEATAAAEAMALCKRSNKKSKSNAFFVADDLFPQTLDVVKTRAEFFGFELISGPAASLAEHDVFGALVQYPSASGEVTDLGPMLEAAQARGIMTCVATDLLSLVLLKEPGAMGADIVVGSSQRFGVPMGFGGPHAAFFATSDKLKRSIPGRIIGVSKDSRGNTALRMAMQTREQHIRREKATSNICTAQALLANIAGFYATYHGAEGLRKIAGRVNRLTTLLAEGLKQAGVMLAHDSWFDTLRLTQVDAGKIHGRAMTHDINLHYFANGDVGISLDETTTAHDVAALFDVLLGDEHSLSVAALDEKVVKDGISGIPAAYQRQSNFLEHPTFKRYRSETEMLRYLKRLENKDLSLAHAMIPLGSCTMKLNATSEMIPVSWPAFAHLHPFAPRDQVAGYHQMIDELAAFLVEVTGYDHISMQPNSGAQGEYAGLLAIRRYQAAQGEAHRDVCLIPSSAHGTNPASAAMLSMEVVVVECDQNGNIDLADLTNKAEQYSERLSAVMITYPSTHGVFESHVRSVCEVVHKHGGQVYVDGANMNAQVGLTRPGDFGGDVSHLNLHKTFCIPHGGGGPGMGPIGVKAHLAPFVSNHVVTPINGVNPESGAVSAAAFGSASILPISWAYIKMMGARGLREATELAILNANYIAKRLEEAYPILYRGQNGTVAHECIIDIRPLKSASGISEEDIAKRLMDYGFHAPTMSFPVPGTLMIEPTESESLYEIDRFCDAMIAIREEIAAVERGDWPLDNNPLVNAPHTQADVMDSNWQRPYDRKLGAFPTQAVAASKYWPSVNRVDNVFGDRQLICSCPSIDEYRQ, encoded by the coding sequence ATGTCTTTTGAATCACGCCGCTTGGCCGAACTGGCCGACCACGATGCTTTTATCAAACGTCATAACGGGCCCAGCCCCGACGATGTCGCTAGCATGTTAGAAGCGCTTAATATGCAGCGCATGGAAGACCTTATTGAGCAAACCGTGCCCAGCGATATTCGCCTTGGTCGCGAACTTGCACTGGATGACCCTCGCAGTGAAGCAGAAGCCCTTGACTATCTAAGCCAGCTAGCACGCCAAAATCGGGTGGCTAAAAGCTATATTGGCCAAGGCTACTATGGCACGCACATGCCCGCGGTTATTCAGCGTAATGTGTTGGAAAACCCAGGCTGGTATACCGCCTACACCCCCTATCAGCCGGAAATTTCCCAAGGCCGTTTAGAAGGTCTGCTTAACTTCCAGCAAGTTATTATGGATTTAACCGGCATGGAGCTTGCTAACGCATCCCTGCTGGATGAAGCGACTGCCGCCGCCGAAGCCATGGCGCTTTGTAAACGCAGCAACAAAAAGAGCAAGTCCAACGCCTTTTTTGTGGCAGACGACCTCTTTCCACAAACGCTGGACGTCGTTAAAACCCGTGCCGAATTCTTTGGCTTTGAACTCATCAGTGGGCCAGCCGCCTCACTAGCCGAACACGACGTTTTTGGTGCGCTAGTTCAATATCCCTCGGCCAGCGGAGAGGTTACCGACCTGGGCCCCATGCTAGAAGCTGCCCAAGCGCGCGGCATTATGACCTGTGTAGCTACTGACCTATTGAGCCTAGTACTGCTTAAAGAGCCGGGTGCCATGGGTGCCGATATTGTGGTGGGTAGCTCCCAGCGCTTTGGCGTTCCCATGGGCTTTGGTGGCCCCCACGCCGCTTTTTTTGCGACATCAGACAAGCTAAAACGCTCGATTCCTGGTCGAATTATCGGCGTATCGAAAGATAGCCGGGGCAACACAGCGCTGCGCATGGCGATGCAAACCCGCGAACAGCACATCCGTCGCGAGAAAGCGACATCCAACATTTGTACCGCCCAAGCGCTGCTGGCCAACATCGCGGGCTTCTACGCGACCTATCACGGTGCAGAAGGGTTACGCAAAATTGCGGGCCGCGTAAATCGCTTAACCACCCTGCTAGCAGAAGGTCTCAAGCAGGCAGGCGTTATGCTAGCTCACGACAGCTGGTTCGATACGCTGCGCTTGACCCAAGTGGATGCGGGCAAAATTCATGGCCGTGCCATGACCCACGACATCAACCTGCACTATTTCGCTAACGGCGATGTCGGCATTAGTCTGGATGAGACGACGACTGCCCACGATGTAGCAGCCCTGTTTGATGTGTTGCTCGGCGACGAGCATAGCCTTTCCGTGGCCGCGCTAGACGAGAAGGTGGTGAAGGATGGCATCAGCGGCATTCCGGCCGCGTACCAGCGCCAAAGCAACTTTTTAGAGCACCCGACGTTCAAACGTTATCGCAGTGAAACTGAGATGCTGCGCTACCTAAAACGTCTTGAGAACAAGGACCTCTCGCTGGCTCACGCCATGATCCCGCTGGGTTCATGCACTATGAAACTCAATGCTACCAGCGAGATGATACCTGTATCCTGGCCTGCGTTTGCGCATCTTCACCCATTTGCCCCCCGTGACCAGGTCGCGGGCTATCATCAAATGATTGATGAACTTGCCGCTTTCCTGGTAGAAGTGACCGGTTACGACCACATCTCCATGCAACCAAACTCAGGCGCACAAGGCGAATACGCTGGCCTGCTCGCCATCCGTCGCTATCAAGCTGCCCAAGGCGAAGCTCACCGCGATGTGTGTTTGATTCCAAGCTCCGCCCACGGTACTAACCCTGCCTCTGCGGCCATGCTTAGCATGGAAGTTGTCGTGGTCGAGTGCGATCAAAACGGCAACATCGATCTCGCCGACTTAACCAACAAAGCCGAGCAGTACAGCGAACGCCTCTCTGCGGTGATGATTACTTACCCCTCGACTCATGGGGTGTTTGAATCTCACGTGCGCAGCGTATGCGAGGTAGTCCACAAACACGGCGGCCAGGTATACGTTGACGGCGCCAACATGAACGCCCAGGTTGGCCTTACTCGCCCCGGTGATTTTGGTGGTGATGTATCGCATCTCAACCTGCATAAAACGTTCTGTATTCCCCACGGCGGCGGTGGCCCCGGCATGGGTCCCATTGGTGTGAAAGCACACCTGGCGCCTTTTGTATCTAACCACGTGGTGACGCCTATTAATGGGGTCAACCCGGAAAGCGGCGCCGTCTCTGCTGCGGCGTTTGGCAGTGCGTCCATCCTACCCATCTCTTGGGCCTACATTAAAATGATGGGCGCCCGTGGCTTGCGGGAAGCTACTGAGCTTGCCATCTTAAATGCCAACTATATTGCCAAGCGGCTGGAAGAGGCCTACCCGATTCTCTACCGCGGCCAAAATGGCACGGTGGCGCATGAATGCATTATCGACATTCGCCCCCTCAAGAGCGCTTCAGGCATTAGCGAAGAGGATATCGCCAAACGCCTAATGGACTACGGCTTCCACGCGCCCACCATGTCGTTCCCGGTTCCGGGCACGCTGATGATCGAGCCAACAGAGTCGGAGTCACTGTACGAAATAGATCGTTTCTGCGATGCCATGATCGCGATTCGTGAGGAGATCGCTGCAGTAGAGCGAGGCGACTGGCCGCTGGATAATAATCCGCTGGTGAATGCTCCACACACACAGGCAGACGTGATGGATAGTAACTGGCAGCGACCCTACGACCGAAAGCTAGGCGCCTTCCCCACGCAGGCAGTCGCCGCATCTAAATACTGGCCCTCCGTTAACCGCGTAGACAACGTGTTTGGTGACCGCCAGTTAATTTGCTCGTGCCCTAGCATTGATGAGTATCGCCAGTAA
- a CDS encoding glycine cleavage system protein H produces the protein MSNLPANLRYAKSHEWVLDHQDGTVTIGITDHAQEALGDVVFVELPEVGQELSKGKEFGVIESVKAASDLYSPVDGEVIEINDALEDAPETVNDAPYEGGWMMKVRVTGQALDDLLDANAYQATINADD, from the coding sequence ATGAGCAATCTTCCTGCTAATCTTCGTTACGCTAAAAGTCACGAATGGGTGCTTGATCACCAAGACGGCACCGTGACAATCGGCATCACTGACCACGCTCAAGAAGCGCTGGGTGATGTGGTTTTTGTGGAGCTACCCGAGGTAGGCCAAGAACTCAGCAAAGGCAAAGAGTTTGGGGTTATTGAGTCGGTTAAAGCCGCCTCCGACCTTTACTCACCGGTCGATGGCGAAGTTATCGAGATCAACGACGCCCTTGAAGATGCGCCTGAAACAGTCAACGATGCGCCCTATGAAGGCGGCTGGATGATGAAGGTGCGCGTAACTGGTCAAGCCCTTGACGACTTGTTAGACGCAAACGCCTACCAAGCGACAATTAACGCAGACGATTAA
- a CDS encoding sodium:alanine symporter, whose amino-acid sequence METLTSLLGAINGVVWGPLMLILLLGVGIYLQIGLKLMPIRKLGVGFKLMWQGRDPKPKKAAPGEKAPEKASDHGEISPFNALMTALSATIGTGNIAGVATAIALGGPGAVFWMWITALVGMATKFAEAVLAVRYRETDSTGHHVGGPMFYIKNGLGKKWLWLGGLFAFFGAVAAFGIGNTVQSNSVADAMDASFGVPHWLTGIIIMVLAGAVILGGIKRIAKVAGKLVPIMGIAYVIAGLLVLMVNASQIGDAFGLIFYYAFNPIAAAGGFAGAAVMAAIRFGVARGIFSNEAGLGSAPIAHAAAKTKNPVRQGLIAMLGTFIDTIIVCTITALVILTSTVWIEGEAGASLTALSFDAALPGFGNQIVAVALAVFAFTTILGWSFYGEKCCQFLFGTRSIMLYRVLFVLAIPLGAIAQLGFIWLMADTFNALMAIPNLIALALLSPVVFKLTKDYFAGKEVLPGEALDHDK is encoded by the coding sequence GTGGAGACATTAACTAGCCTCCTAGGGGCAATTAACGGTGTAGTTTGGGGGCCGTTAATGCTGATTTTGCTGTTAGGGGTAGGTATTTACCTACAGATTGGTTTGAAACTCATGCCGATTCGTAAGCTAGGCGTTGGCTTCAAGCTGATGTGGCAAGGGCGGGACCCTAAGCCTAAAAAAGCCGCGCCTGGTGAGAAAGCGCCTGAAAAAGCCAGCGATCATGGCGAAATTTCACCTTTCAATGCGCTAATGACGGCGCTATCCGCCACTATTGGCACGGGTAATATTGCAGGGGTGGCCACGGCCATTGCCTTAGGTGGCCCGGGCGCTGTGTTTTGGATGTGGATTACGGCGTTAGTCGGTATGGCGACAAAGTTTGCCGAAGCTGTACTGGCGGTTCGCTACCGTGAAACCGACAGTACCGGCCACCATGTGGGCGGCCCCATGTTCTATATCAAGAACGGCCTGGGTAAAAAGTGGCTTTGGCTAGGTGGGTTATTCGCCTTTTTTGGTGCGGTTGCGGCGTTTGGTATCGGCAATACCGTACAGTCTAACTCTGTGGCTGACGCCATGGATGCAAGCTTTGGTGTGCCGCACTGGCTTACGGGCATCATCATTATGGTGCTTGCCGGGGCGGTTATCCTGGGGGGCATCAAGCGCATTGCAAAAGTGGCCGGCAAGCTTGTGCCGATCATGGGTATTGCATACGTGATTGCGGGTTTGCTGGTGCTAATGGTTAACGCTAGCCAAATTGGTGATGCGTTTGGGCTGATTTTCTACTATGCCTTCAATCCTATTGCCGCTGCTGGTGGTTTTGCAGGGGCAGCCGTCATGGCCGCTATCCGCTTTGGTGTGGCACGGGGTATTTTCTCTAACGAAGCGGGCCTGGGTAGCGCACCTATAGCTCACGCGGCGGCTAAGACCAAAAACCCAGTGCGCCAAGGTTTGATCGCAATGCTGGGTACGTTTATCGATACCATTATTGTTTGTACGATCACGGCCCTGGTCATCTTGACGTCTACCGTGTGGATTGAGGGGGAAGCAGGTGCATCGCTGACCGCGCTTTCATTTGATGCGGCGCTACCAGGTTTTGGTAACCAGATTGTCGCGGTGGCGTTGGCTGTCTTTGCGTTTACCACTATTCTTGGCTGGTCTTTCTATGGCGAGAAGTGCTGCCAGTTCCTGTTCGGTACACGTTCTATTATGCTATACCGCGTGTTATTCGTATTAGCCATTCCGCTGGGCGCTATCGCGCAGTTGGGCTTTATCTGGCTAATGGCCGATACATTTAATGCCTTGATGGCTATCCCGAACTTGATCGCCCTGGCACTGCTATCGCCTGTGGTCTTTAAGCTCACCAAGGATTACTTTGCCGGTAAAGAAGTGCTGCCTGGTGAAGCGCTGGATCATGATAAATAG
- the gcvT gene encoding glycine cleavage system protein T (catalyzes the transfer of a methylene carbon from the methylamine-loaded GcvH protein to tetrahydrofolate, causing the release of ammonia and the generation of reduced GcvH protein) — MTNLNHTPLHALHTKLGAKMAPFAGYDMPVQYPLGVKKEHEHTRQRCGLFDVSHMGQILVSGKDVAKALETLIPADLVGLKKGEQRYGLFTSTDGGIIDDLMAVNAGDHFYLVVNAACKDQDIAHLRTNLGATHEIEVLDRGLLALQGPEARDVMARLCPEACELTFMQHGRFTLAGQDVWISRSGYTGEDGFEISVSREGCEALAEQLLAEPEVEAIGLGARDSLRLEAGLCLYGHDMGLETTPVEAGLIWAIGKPRRHGGERSAGFPGADLILHQVDAKDHVRKRVGLVAEGRAPVREGSVLVDEAGNEIGVVTSGGFGPSVGKPVALGYVKREWEAAESVVYALVRGKQLPMVVTAPPFIKPGYYRG, encoded by the coding sequence ATGACTAACCTTAACCATACGCCGCTCCATGCGTTGCACACCAAGCTTGGCGCTAAAATGGCGCCCTTTGCTGGCTATGATATGCCGGTGCAGTATCCGTTAGGCGTTAAGAAAGAGCATGAGCATACTCGCCAGCGGTGTGGCTTGTTTGATGTTTCTCACATGGGGCAGATTCTGGTATCCGGTAAAGATGTTGCGAAAGCGTTAGAGACGTTAATACCGGCGGATTTGGTAGGGTTGAAGAAAGGCGAGCAGCGCTATGGGCTTTTCACCAGCACTGACGGCGGCATTATTGATGACTTGATGGCGGTCAATGCAGGAGACCACTTTTATCTTGTGGTTAACGCCGCCTGTAAAGACCAGGACATTGCCCATTTGCGTACCAATTTAGGCGCCACCCATGAGATCGAAGTGCTCGATCGGGGGCTGTTGGCGTTACAAGGGCCAGAAGCTCGCGATGTGATGGCGCGTCTCTGCCCAGAAGCCTGTGAGCTGACATTTATGCAGCATGGCCGGTTCACCTTGGCGGGGCAGGACGTATGGATCAGCCGCAGTGGTTATACCGGTGAAGATGGCTTTGAAATTTCCGTCTCCCGTGAGGGGTGTGAAGCACTTGCCGAACAGTTGCTTGCAGAGCCTGAGGTTGAAGCCATTGGTTTAGGCGCGCGTGATTCACTGCGTTTAGAAGCGGGATTGTGCCTCTATGGGCATGATATGGGTCTTGAGACGACCCCAGTAGAAGCCGGGCTTATTTGGGCCATTGGCAAGCCGCGGCGTCACGGAGGCGAGCGTTCTGCTGGCTTCCCGGGCGCCGATTTAATTCTCCATCAGGTGGATGCTAAAGACCATGTGCGTAAGCGGGTCGGTTTGGTGGCAGAAGGGCGCGCGCCGGTGCGTGAAGGAAGCGTGTTAGTAGATGAAGCGGGTAACGAGATTGGCGTGGTCACGTCGGGAGGCTTTGGGCCAAGCGTAGGCAAGCCAGTGGCACTTGGATACGTAAAGCGTGAATGGGAAGCGGCTGAAAGCGTTGTTTATGCGCTGGTGCGCGGCAAGCAGCTCCCCATGGTGGTGACTGCGCCCCCCTTTATTAAGCCTGGTTACTATCGCGGATAA
- a CDS encoding peptidase M23, translated as MEVQRGDTLGQLAARASVPLERLERFNPGVSAQNLSAGQRLLIPTQQERAPSGGPYRYQIRAGDTYSSIARHFGTTSGRLQSANPSTPATALRVGQIVSVPLGSSASSGSSSASRPAAAPSTPAPSASLPASARRWPWPLEDYRIVRRFGADSRGTLQPMLLATQEGANAKAVAPGEVRFADGMRQLGDVVIVHHADNLQTVYALCARILVRVGQQVSTGDPLCEIGQSSSTQRYDLLFDLRQGGKPIDPRQVLR; from the coding sequence ATTGAAGTACAGCGTGGCGATACGTTAGGACAGCTAGCCGCAAGGGCCAGCGTCCCACTGGAACGTCTTGAACGTTTTAACCCCGGTGTGTCTGCACAGAATTTAAGCGCGGGGCAGCGCCTGCTGATACCTACTCAGCAAGAGCGCGCTCCTTCAGGCGGCCCCTACCGCTACCAAATCCGAGCAGGCGATACCTACTCCAGTATCGCACGTCATTTTGGTACTACCTCTGGGCGCTTACAGAGCGCCAACCCCAGCACCCCGGCAACGGCGCTGCGGGTTGGTCAAATCGTCAGCGTGCCCCTTGGTAGTAGTGCAAGCAGCGGAAGCAGCAGTGCTAGCCGCCCAGCAGCTGCTCCATCGACACCAGCGCCAAGCGCCAGCTTGCCCGCCTCGGCACGCCGCTGGCCATGGCCATTAGAGGACTACCGTATCGTTCGGCGCTTTGGTGCAGATAGCCGTGGCACGCTACAACCGATGCTGCTAGCCACCCAAGAAGGCGCAAACGCTAAAGCAGTGGCCCCGGGCGAGGTACGCTTCGCCGACGGCATGCGGCAACTCGGTGACGTGGTGATCGTTCACCATGCGGATAATCTTCAAACGGTCTATGCCTTATGCGCACGCATTCTTGTCCGAGTCGGACAACAGGTCAGCACGGGTGATCCACTTTGTGAAATCGGACAAAGCAGCTCGACCCAGCGCTATGACCTACTGTTCGACCTCCGCCAAGGTGGCAAACCTATCGACCCGCGCCAAGTATTAAGGTAG
- a CDS encoding acyltransferase: protein MPIVKGVVSVLLLIVSTLFWGVPLILLTLAKVITPGRHRKQWLLNKLCAVAQNWIGLNLWWMRRWLKPNLTINTPETLSTDQWWLVVSNHRSWTDIFILFMALHRRIPLPRFFLKHQLIWIPIVGLAFWALEFPFMRRFSREQIAKDPKLATIDREATERICQQARNAPITILNFVEGTRFTVAKRDAQNSPFRHLLRPKAGGIAQVISLLGDQLDGILDVTISYQNPSPTFWGFLCGKEAPITLEARQLAVPHWMLDANYHQEPQHKERFHAWINSLWQEKDTLLGNQTDHD from the coding sequence ATGCCTATTGTGAAAGGAGTTGTCAGCGTCTTACTGCTGATAGTTAGCACGCTTTTTTGGGGTGTGCCTCTTATTCTGCTGACGCTTGCCAAGGTAATCACGCCTGGCCGTCATCGCAAACAGTGGCTACTTAATAAGCTCTGTGCTGTCGCTCAAAACTGGATAGGCCTTAACCTCTGGTGGATGCGGCGCTGGCTAAAACCCAACCTGACTATTAATACGCCTGAAACCCTGAGTACCGATCAATGGTGGCTGGTAGTTTCAAACCATCGAAGCTGGACCGATATTTTTATCCTTTTTATGGCGCTGCACCGCCGAATACCGTTGCCACGCTTCTTCTTAAAACATCAATTAATATGGATCCCAATCGTCGGGCTAGCATTTTGGGCGCTGGAGTTTCCTTTTATGCGTCGCTTCAGCCGCGAACAGATTGCCAAAGACCCTAAGCTCGCCACTATCGACCGTGAAGCAACAGAGCGTATATGTCAGCAGGCGCGTAACGCACCTATTACAATACTTAATTTTGTTGAGGGCACGCGTTTCACAGTGGCTAAACGGGATGCCCAAAACAGCCCTTTCCGGCATTTGTTAAGGCCGAAAGCGGGCGGCATTGCCCAGGTGATTAGTCTGCTAGGCGACCAATTGGATGGTATTCTTGATGTAACTATTAGCTACCAAAACCCATCACCCACTTTTTGGGGGTTTCTATGCGGTAAAGAAGCCCCCATTACCCTTGAAGCAAGGCAACTGGCTGTTCCCCATTGGATGCTTGATGCCAACTATCACCAAGAACCGCAGCACAAGGAACGCTTCCACGCATGGATCAATTCACTCTGGCAGGAAAAAGATACCTTGCTTGGCAACCAAACCGATCACGATTAA
- a CDS encoding LysR family transcriptional regulator: MTAKQLRAFLAVAQTLSFTHACERLHLSQPALSLAIKGLEDSLGGKLLIRSTRSVRLTPEGESLLPLAKHLLAQWDNTEERLRQRFTLQLGRLSVAAMPSFACNLLPGALVKFRQQYPKINITVHDVINEEVIDMVRSRQVEIGIAFSPEGTGSLTFTPLFEDEFVAVVPPTFPLHASSLSWATLLQDDFITLQRPSMVRRLLELELGKRKIDLPVAFESHQLSTVGRMVAEGLGVSAVPSMCIRQMQALGARCVPLNSPSIACRVGIITQQELSVAAYALRNVLVESVKAPCLAETF; the protein is encoded by the coding sequence ATGACTGCCAAACAACTGCGCGCCTTTCTCGCGGTCGCCCAAACCCTGAGCTTTACCCATGCATGTGAGCGCCTGCACCTTTCACAACCAGCATTGAGCCTCGCTATCAAAGGGTTAGAGGATTCGCTTGGCGGTAAATTACTCATCCGAAGCACCCGTAGCGTGCGGCTGACCCCTGAAGGAGAGTCGTTACTCCCCCTTGCTAAACACCTGCTAGCGCAGTGGGATAACACCGAGGAGCGCTTGCGCCAGCGATTTACACTTCAATTGGGCCGTTTGAGTGTTGCCGCCATGCCATCTTTTGCCTGCAACTTACTGCCCGGCGCGCTGGTTAAATTTCGTCAACAATACCCCAAAATCAACATCACCGTTCACGATGTGATTAACGAAGAGGTGATCGACATGGTGCGCTCCCGCCAAGTCGAAATAGGCATAGCTTTCTCACCAGAGGGAACAGGCAGCCTAACGTTTACACCCCTATTTGAAGATGAGTTTGTGGCGGTGGTGCCGCCGACATTTCCCTTACACGCTAGCAGCCTTTCATGGGCAACGCTTTTACAGGATGACTTCATCACCCTTCAGCGCCCGTCGATGGTTCGTCGCTTGCTGGAACTAGAACTGGGCAAACGTAAAATTGATTTACCCGTAGCGTTTGAAAGCCACCAACTCTCAACGGTAGGTAGAATGGTAGCCGAAGGCTTGGGGGTTAGTGCCGTCCCCTCTATGTGCATTAGACAGATGCAGGCGCTAGGCGCCCGCTGCGTTCCTTTAAATAGCCCAAGCATTGCTTGCCGGGTAGGTATAATCACCCAGCAGGAGTTATCAGTCGCCGCTTACGCTTTGCGTAATGTGCTTGTCGAAAGTGTAAAAGCACCTTGCCTAGCTGAAACGTTTTAA